One window from the genome of Solea senegalensis isolate Sse05_10M unplaced genomic scaffold, IFAPA_SoseM_1 scf7180000015564, whole genome shotgun sequence encodes:
- the LOC122762340 gene encoding receptor-type tyrosine-protein phosphatase beta-like isoform X2 has product MTVQRTPPTTETTMIQRTPPTTETTTIQRSSITSAPGPPAPRCTVNVIGLSLESHSGVVTVTTGGLSCDFSLIVEHDTQAQTGDCDPYGATLNHFLCRAEGLEPGTLYQFTVVSMSDGEKSSMPAHTDPVSPAGLEVQLDQLQYDSPGVRVSWSRSAGHVDWYDVTLEDTNSGSIHSTRIMGSAMPRSGFSSLVPGTRYTLSVVATSGNRSSTPLLTTAATAPSSVRGLQVASLSSDSLAVSWQPGVGRTEQIRVLLTNVDGVLMKNVTLKNTTVSTELDGLRPGTLYTVTVVTEAVSLQNFISREAATVPAPVTNLRLDNNGSSHSLLASWVSPEGSVDFYQVTLSAPGSPTQQRHLLPNITWVTFGGLTPGRCYELFVRTRAGGHSSDSATQGRTVPGPVKSLSMSPVGEERTLKLSWTPPSGDWEDYSIVLRNGSVVVVNETTNKLSRHLEFSGLDLVPGRLYRAEVTVHSGILKNMAVCDGRLAPRPVQQLLVRHIDDTTLSVLWRRPVGEWDGFTVLLRRVESATVVAQRFLPWESRECTFNLLTPGRCYGVTVVTNSGNLSSSASVMAQTAPAQVSRLHISNLGTVDSLQAQWGPADGDLDSYQVLLIHDSSVIKNVSVDANTSTISFQCLRPGALYTLVLTSVRAGHTSRQTVAEGRTVPSSVAEVTVSNNGRMDFLSVSWRPAAGEVESYLVTLRDREKVLHTLAVSKSSPECVFNSLVSGRLYNISISTRSGVYYNHTFILERTQPSKVQNPTATHAARDDYLKVYWHHAAGDLDLYQVFIKHNNVFLQNQTVDKSQNECVFHGLVPGRLYTILVNTQSGKYEASISTHGRTFPATVRSLALAGRGTEELKVTWWPAPGDVDHYEVQLLFSDMKVFPPVTLGSSVAECVLSSLTPGRLYKILVSTFSGPNQRTLFIEGRTVPSRVKNIHLSSSEDSSLKVSWTPGEGDVDQHSVILFRDDRQLDVRRVPKHQNQVTFGSLQPGQKYRVTVTSVSGKLLNNNTASGRTVPAAVKALQVENLHTTCSLQVSWQEAVGVADGYILQVQDDRGTLVMNASQTHGHTSYRFDRLTPGRKYRVLVQTASGGVFSTGVSADARTRPAVVTDLSIKSNSTSSLSFLWSPPEGDLDLYEVILYRSDESLQERRRLLANGRQCTFHGLTPGRAYKVVIVTLSGEQSNQTFMWARTVPAAVLSLRVGTGNQSDSLLVTWDRGVGDVSGFLLCLYDRGGERQAEERLGSEVTGFVFSGLVPGRLYRAEMLSLSGELCNRVGAVGRTAPRPPTSILFGAVTNTSLEMTWNSPVDSDYDNFDLQWTPEDQLSIINPYHSRTSGSRLLRGLFPGRLYTFSLRTVSGATEPGTWLTYSTPIHYSIRTKPERVQSLHCHPQSSTSIACSWAPPVADYDSYIIDCLHKDSWTLVYSRRTGKNATAYVITQLEPHKHYSVSVKVMSDRTTSDEAQDSVVTMIDRPPVPPLHNRVSQKVVVVTTSSITFKFNCSWFSDVNGAIRFFTVVVTESEGSVNVQPVQQHPLPSYRDYRSNSSIKFYQTSYFTSHCEQGPDSAQSFQISLGTGMKPLGGTCDPETSKDQNHFCDGPLKPKTAYRLSVRAFTQLFGEDNSATTVSPLYADTYLSLPVITEAEPLNGVIEGVSAGLFLIAMMVGVIALIICKHKAHKVVVERATIGMNVKRESAPSAGHLGVRGQRHISSPVRILNFESHLLKLQADSSYLLSEEYEDLKDVGRNQPMDYALLPENRGKNRYNNILTYDSTRVKLSYIDDDPCSDYINASYIPGNNFRREYIATQGPLPGTKDDFWKMVWEQNVHNIVMVTQCVEKGRVKCDHYWPFDQDSLFYGDLIVRMTSESVLPEWTIREFNMCSEEQLSFSRLIRQFHYTVWPDHGVPETTQSLIQFVRTVRDYVNRSPGSGPTVVHCSAGVGRTGTFIVLDRVLQQLDTKDTVDIYGSVFDLRLHRSHMVQTERQYSFLHQCVRDVLRARRLLHKTLNSRR; this is encoded by the exons ATGACGGTCCAAAGGACACCACCCACTACTGAGACCACAATGATCCAAAGGACACCACCCACTACTGAGACCACAACGATCCAAAGGAGCAGCATAACATCTGCCCCT gGTCCACCTGCTCCACGCTGCACGGTGAATGTGATAGGGCTCAGTTTAGAGTCACATTCAGGGGTGGTGACGGTTACCACCGGTGGTCTGTCATGTGACTTCAGCCTGATCGTTGAACACGACACACAGGCTCAGACAGGTGACTGCGACCCATATGGAGCCACTttgaaccacttcctgtgtcgGGCTGAAGGTTTGGAACCTGGGACTTTGTACCAGTTCACTGTGGTTTCAATGAGCGACGGAGAGAAGAGCAGCATGCcagcacacacag ACCCAGTCAGTCCGGCCGGCTTGGAGGTCCAACTGGACCAGCTTCAGTACGATTCTCCTGGTGTGAGGGTGTCCTGGTCTCGTTCTGCGGGTCATGTGGACTGGTATGATGTGACTTTGGAGGACACTAACTCTGGATCCATCCACAGTACCAGAATCATGGGCTCAGCAATGCCCCGTTCTGGGTTCAGCTCCCTGGTCCCTGGTACTCGGTACACACTGAGTGTGGTGGCTACCAGTGGGAACAGGAGCTCCACACCTCTCCTCACCACAGCAGCTacag CTCCCTCCTCTGTCCGTGGTCTCCAGGTGGCATCCTTGTCCTCAGACAGCCTTGCAGTGTCCTGGCAGCCGGGGGTGGGCAGAACCGAGCAGATCAGGGTTCTGCTGACAAATGTGGACGGTGTTTTGATGAAGAACGTCACTCtaaaaaatacaacagtgtCGACTGAGCTGGATGGTCTGCGGCCAGGGACTCTGTACACTGTCACCGTGGTAACAGAGGCTGTAAGCCTGCAGAACTTCATCTCCAGGGAGGCTGCCACAG TCCCTGCGCCAGTCACAAACCTGAGGCTTGACAACAATGGTAGCTCACACAGTCTGCTGGCATCCTGGGTGTCACCTGAAGGAAGCGTGGACTTTTACCAGGTCACCTTATCGGCTCCAGGATCACCCACCCAACAGCGCCATCTACTGCCCAATATCACCTGGGTGACATTTGGGGGTCTGACACCCGGTCGCTGCTATGAGCTGTTTGTCAGAACCAGAGCTGGAGGTCACAGTTCAGATTCAGCGACTCAAGGGAGGACAG TTCCTGGTCCAGTGAAGTCTCTGTCCATGTCTCCTGTTGGTGAAGAGAGGACACTGAAGCTCAGCTGGACTCCCCCCTCAGGTGATTGGGAGGACTACAGCATTGTACTGAGGAACGGGTCAGTGGTCGTTGTTAACGAGACAACAAATAAACTGAGCCGACACTTGGAGTTCTCCGGCCTCGACCTGGTTCCAGGACGACTCTACAGGGCAGAGGTCACAGTTCACAGTGGTATCCTGAAAAACATGGCAGTCTGCGACGGACGACTGG CGCCGCGTCCTGTGCAGCAGCTGTTGGTGCGTCACATTGACGACACGACCCTGAGCGTCCTGTGGCGTCGACCAGTTGGTGAGTGGGATGGTTTCACCGTACTACTCAGGAGGGTGGAGTCTGCCACCGTGGTGGCTCAGAGGTTCCTCCCCTGGGAGTCGAGAGAATGCACCTTTAACCTCCTCACCCCGGGACGTTGCTATGGCGTCACTGTGGTGACCAACAGCGGGAACTTGAGTAGCTCTGCATCTGTTATGGCGCAGACTG CTCCAGCTCAGGTGTCCAGGCTGCATATCTCTAACCTCGGCACCGTGGACAGTCTTCAGGCTCAGTGGGGACCAGCTGATGGAGATCTGGACTCGTATCAAGTCCTTTTGATCCACGACAGCAGCGTCATTAAGAATGTGAGCGTTGATGCTAACACCAGCACCATCAGCTTCCAGTGTCTGAGGCCAGGAGCTCTGTACACGCTGGTGCTGACCAGCGTCCGAGCGGGACACACGTCCAGACAGACGGTCGCTGAGGGACGTACAG TCCCGTCCTCTGTTGCCGAGGTGACGGTCAGTAATAATGGACGCATGGACTTCCTCAGCGTGTCGTGGCGCCCGGCTGCAGGTGAAGTGGAGAGTTACCTGGTGACCCTGAGGGACCGGGAGAAGGTTCTTCACACTCTGGCCGTTTCTAAGTCCAgtccagagtgtgtgtttaactCTCTGGTGTCGGGACGCCTCTACAACATCTCCATCTCCACCCGCAGCGGCGTCTACTACAACCACACCTTCATCCTGGAGAGAACAC AACCATCAAAGGTCCAGAACCCGACAGCAACCCATGCCGCCCGAGACGACTACCTGAAGGTGTACTGGCATCATGCAGCCGGAGACTTGGACCTATACCAGGTCTTCATCAAACACAACAACGTATTCCTGCAGAACCAGACGGTGGACAAGTCGCAGAACGAGTGTGTGTTTCACGGTCTAGTGCCTGGCCGACTCTACACCATCCTGGTGAACACTCAGAGCGGCAAATATGAGGCCAGCATATCCACACATGGCAGGACCT TCCCGGCAACAGTCCGGTCCCTGGCTCTGGCTGGGCGGGGCACAGAGGAGCTGAAGGTAACATGGTGGCCTGCTCCAGGTGATGTGGATCACTACGAGGtgcagctgctcttcagtgaCATGAAGGTGTTTCCTCCTGTGACTCTGGGCAGCAGCGTGGCCGAGTGTGTCCTTTCTTCATTGACGCCTGGACGTCTTTACAAGATACTGGTCTCTACCTTCAGCGGCCCCAACCAGAGGACACTGTTCATTGAGGGGCGCACAG TTCCAAGCAGAGTGAAGAACATCCACCTGAGCAGCAGCGAGGACAGCAGTCTGAAGGTGAGCTGGACGCCAGGAGAGGGCGACGTAGACCAACATTCTGTGATTCTGTTCAGAGATGACCGACAGCTCGACGTCCGACGTGTCCCCAAACACCAGAACCAGGTGACGTTTGGGTCTCTGCAGCCTGGACAGAAGTACAGGGTGACGGTGACGTCAGTGAGCGGAAAACtgctcaacaacaacactgcctCGGGACGAACAG TTCCTGCCGCAGTGAAGGCGCTGCAGGTGGAGAACCTTCACACCACCTGCAGCCTCCAGGTGAGCTGGCAGGAAGCTGTGGGCGTGGCTGACGGCTACATTCTGCAGGTGCAAGATGACAGAGGCACTTTGGTGATGAATGCCTCgcagacacacggacacaccAGCTACAGGTTTGACCGCCTCACACCGGGAAGGAAATACAGAGTCCTGGTCCAGACCGCCAGCGGAGGTGTCTTCAGCACCGGGGTCAGCGCCGATGCACGGACAC GTCCTGCTGTTGTCACTGATCTGTCCATTAAGTCCAACAGCACCAGCAGCCTGTCTTTCCTCTGGTCGCCACCGGAGGGCGACTTGGACCTGTATGAAGTCATCCTGTATCGCAGCGATGAGTCGCTGCAGGAGCGGCGCCGTCTTCTGGCCAATGGGCGCCAGTGCACTTTCCATGGTCTCACACCTGGAAGGGCGTACAAGGTGGTGATTGTAACTCTGAGCGGCGAGCAGAGCAACCAGACGTTCATGTGGGCCAGGACAG TGCCAGCAGCTGTTCTTTCCCTCAGAGTCGGGACTGGAAACCAGTCCGACTCTCTGCTGGTGACGTGGGATCGCGGTGTTGGTGACGTGAGCGGCTTCCTGTTGTGTCTTTATGACCGTGGTGGTGAGCGTCAAGCAGAGGAGCGACTGGGTTCAGAGGTCACTGGGTTTGTATTCTCGGGTCTGGTCCCAGGACGACTGTATCGAGCCGAGATGCTGAGTCTGAGTGGTGAGCTCTGTAACAGAGTCGGCGCCGTGGGTCGGACAG CTCCACGACCTCCAACTTCCATCCTGTTTGGGGCCGTAACCAACACCTCTCTGGAGATGACCTGGAACAGTCCTGTAGATTCCGACTATGACAACTTCGACCTTCAGTGGACTCCAGAGGATCAGctgtccatcatcaacccttaCCACAGCCGCACATCCGGCAGCCGCCTCCTGAGGGGGCTGTTCCCTGGACGACTCTACACCTTCAGTCTCCGCACAGTCAGCGGCGCGACAGAACCGGGGACCTGGCTCACATACAGCACACCCATCCACTACAGCATCAGaacca AGCCAGAGCGAGTCCAGAGCCTCCACTGTCATCCTCAGAGCTCCACCTCCATCGCTTGTTCCTGGGCACCTCCAGTGGCCGACTATGACTCCTACATCATAGATTGTCTCCACAAGGATTCGTGGACGCTGGTCTACTCCCGACGCACTGGGAAAAATGCCACCGCCTACGTTATCACACAGCTGGAGCCACATAAACACTACAGTGTCTCAGTGAAGGTGATGTCGGACAGGACAACCAGCGATGAGGCTCAGGACAGCGTGGTCACCATGATCGACC GTCCTCCAGTCCCACCCCTCCACAACAGGGTTAGTCAGAAGGTTGTTGTGGTCACCACTTCCTCCATCACCTTTAAGTTCAACTGCAGCTGGTTCAGTGACGTCAATGGTGCCATTAGGTTCTTCACTGTGGTAGTGACCGAGTCAGAAG gttCTGTTAATGTGCAGCCAGTGCAGCAGCACCCACTACCTTCCTACCGGGACTACAGATCCAACAGTTCCATCAAGTTCTACCAGACCAGCTACTTCACCAGTCACTGTGAACAGGGCCCCGACTCCGCCCAAAGCTTCCAGATCAGTCTGGGGACGGGGATGAAGCCACTGGGGGGCACCTGTGATCCAGAGACCAGCAAAGACCAGAATCACTTCTGTGACGGGCCACTGAAGCCTAAGACGGCCTACAG ACTCAGTGTCCGAGCGTTCACTCAGCTGTTTGGTGAAGACAACAGCGCCAccactgtctctcctctgtaTGCCGACACTTacctgtcacttcctgtcatcaCTGAAGCTG aGCCTCTGAATGGTGTGATCGAGGGCGTCAGTGCTGGTCTGTTCCTCATCGCCATGATGGTGGGAGTCATCGCTCTGATCATCTGTAAACACAAGGCTCACAAAGT TGTTGTGGAGAGAGCGACCATTGGGATGaatgtaaagagagagagcgcaccatcagcaggtcatcttgGGGTCAGAGG gcaacgCCACATCTCCAG TCCTGTTAGGATCCTGAACTTTGAATCTCACCTCCTCAAACTTCAGGCTGACTCCAGTTACCTGCTCTCAGAGGAATACGAG GACCTGAAGGACGTCGGTCGTAATCAGCCTATGGACTATGCACTGCTGCCAGAGAACCGCGGGAAGAACCGATACAACAACATCTTGACCT ATGACTCGACAAGAGTGAAGTTGTCCTACATAGATGACGACCCCTGCTCAGACTATATCAATGCCAGCTACATCCCA GGTAATAACTTCCGTCGGGAGTACATCGCCACTCAGGGACCTCTGCCCGGGACCAAAGACGATTTCTGGAAGATGGTGTGGGAGCAAAACGTCCACAACATTGTGATGGTCACTCAGTGTGTGGAGAAAGGACGA GTAAAGTGTGATCATTATTGGCCGTTTGACCAGGATTCTCTGTTCTATGGAGATCTGATCGTCAGGATGACGTCAGAGTCTGTTTTACCTGAGTGGACGATACGAGAGTTCAACATGTGCAGC gaggAGCAGCTCAGCTTCTCTCGTCTGATTCGTCAGTTTCACTACACTGTGTGGCCTGATCATGGTGTTCCAGAGACGACTCAGTCCCTGATCCAGTTTGTCAGAACTGTCAGAGACTATGTCAACAGAAGCCCAGGATCTGGACCCACCGTGGTCCACTGCAG tGCTGGTGTTGGTCGTACTGGGACCTTCATTGTTCTGGACCGAGTTCTACAGCAACTCGACACCAAAGATACAGTGGACATCTACGGGTCTGTGTTTGACCTGAGACTACACAGATCACACATGGTCCAGACTGag cgtCAATACTCTTTCCTGCATCAGTGTGTCAGAGATGTTCTCAGAGCCAGAAGACTTCTCCACA AAACACTGAACTCCAGACGTTAA